In Nitrospira sp., one genomic interval encodes:
- a CDS encoding antibiotic biosynthesis monooxygenase encodes MQKGAVRVVARVLAKQNKVEELHAILRGLFGPTRREAGCLSYELLRNEADPTDFTFIETWSSRAAMEAHLTRPHVRQAAMRLPELAAAPLDLRCYANAE; translated from the coding sequence ATGCAGAAGGGCGCGGTCCGGGTCGTAGCACGAGTGCTAGCGAAGCAGAACAAGGTCGAGGAACTCCACGCCATCCTGCGAGGCCTGTTTGGACCGACCAGGAGAGAAGCAGGGTGCCTCTCGTATGAACTCCTGCGCAACGAGGCAGACCCGACGGACTTCACCTTTATCGAAACCTGGTCTAGCCGAGCGGCCATGGAGGCCCACCTGACCAGGCCCCACGTCCGGCAGGCCGCCATGCGGTTACCTGAACTCGCGGCGGCGCCGCTCGATCTCCGTTGTTATGCCAACGCCGAATAG
- a CDS encoding tRNA (cytidine(34)-2'-O)-methyltransferase, producing MFDVILYQPEIPPNTGNIIRLCANTGSRLHLVKPLGFTMEDKQLLRAGLDYHEFARIALYETWTACAASFAGRRLFTVSTKGRQRYDLVAYRPGDVFLFGPESRGLPPEILQSVEEAQRIRLPMVSGSRSLNLSNAVAVVIYEAWRQADYKNGL from the coding sequence ATGTTTGACGTAATCCTCTACCAGCCTGAGATTCCCCCCAATACCGGTAACATCATTCGGCTCTGCGCCAACACAGGGTCTCGGTTGCATCTCGTCAAACCGCTGGGTTTCACCATGGAGGATAAGCAGCTGCTGCGTGCCGGGCTGGACTATCACGAGTTTGCCCGCATCGCCCTGTATGAAACCTGGACCGCCTGCGCGGCATCGTTTGCGGGTCGCCGCCTGTTCACCGTGTCCACCAAGGGCCGGCAACGGTATGACCTTGTGGCCTACCGGCCCGGTGATGTCTTCCTGTTCGGTCCAGAAAGCCGAGGACTGCCGCCGGAGATCCTCCAGAGCGTCGAGGAGGCCCAGCGCATCCGTCTGCCCATGGTATCGGGAAGCCGCAGCCTCAATCTCTCCAACGCCGTGGCCGTCGTCATCTACGAGGCCTGGCGGCAGGCGGACTATAAGAACGGGCTGTGA
- a CDS encoding HAMP domain-containing protein: MRRLHDRTIGQQFFIAFGVILILLGLSLTALLVYLSRINSYVDRHKRITVPAIVTAATMQRTVYEMDLALHRSMDQRDTDKTGQALAQLTAHADRLHSSLEVYRSTHAARTHPILFGMLTEHERIDLADQEDRAITDIDQALRELHGAWKTVLGNPADRVVVDRLFSRLMESLDQLVRVHSDIDAEMKVEGDLLLREARLIALGLAAALGLVITAIYLSVNRHIAKPLQRLSVTADRVAHHDLSAQFERWPSQDEVGTLASSLSSMVTSLREQTADIARKTKELEAFTYSVAHDLKGPLREIEGFSSLLEKQFAEGEDAQTRHHIDIIRRSALRLTHMIDALLKYSRMEQQDLPRQRFNVLEMITTLLGDRFSASQGPKPKVLVELPYADLYGEPVSIRQAIVNLLDNATKFSRRSPAPTITIGGTQTGHERVLFVRDNGIGFDPSQGEKIFGLFERLHAPQDYEGTGVGLAIVKLVMDKHHGRVWAESTEGVGSTFYLAFPERADFARPSRPVVPSEGGR; encoded by the coding sequence ATGCGCCGCCTGCACGACCGTACGATCGGACAACAGTTCTTCATCGCCTTCGGTGTAATCCTCATCCTACTCGGCCTGAGCCTCACGGCCCTCCTGGTGTATCTCAGCCGGATCAACAGCTATGTCGATCGGCACAAGCGCATCACGGTACCGGCGATCGTCACTGCCGCCACGATGCAGCGCACCGTGTACGAAATGGATCTGGCCCTGCACCGGTCGATGGATCAGCGCGATACCGACAAGACCGGGCAGGCACTTGCCCAACTCACCGCTCACGCCGACCGCCTGCATAGCTCGTTGGAGGTCTACCGGTCCACCCACGCCGCACGCACCCACCCGATCCTGTTCGGCATGCTGACCGAGCACGAGCGGATCGACCTTGCCGATCAAGAAGATCGCGCCATCACGGACATCGATCAAGCCCTGAGAGAATTGCACGGAGCCTGGAAGACAGTGTTGGGCAACCCGGCTGATAGGGTCGTCGTCGACCGGTTGTTCTCGCGGTTGATGGAAAGCTTGGACCAGTTGGTGCGGGTCCATTCGGACATTGATGCGGAGATGAAGGTGGAGGGCGACCTGCTGTTGCGGGAAGCCAGACTGATCGCCCTGGGACTTGCGGCCGCGCTCGGACTCGTCATTACCGCGATCTACCTCTCGGTGAATCGCCACATCGCCAAGCCCCTGCAGCGCTTGTCGGTCACGGCCGACCGTGTCGCCCACCACGACCTGTCGGCCCAGTTCGAACGATGGCCCAGTCAGGATGAGGTCGGCACGTTGGCCTCGTCCCTCTCCTCTATGGTCACCAGCCTGCGGGAACAGACGGCGGACATCGCCCGCAAGACCAAGGAGCTCGAGGCCTTCACCTATTCGGTCGCCCATGACCTCAAGGGCCCCTTGCGGGAGATCGAGGGATTTTCGTCGTTGCTCGAAAAACAGTTTGCCGAGGGCGAAGACGCGCAGACCCGCCATCACATCGACATCATTCGCCGTTCGGCATTACGGCTCACCCACATGATCGACGCGCTCCTGAAATATTCCCGCATGGAGCAGCAGGACCTGCCACGGCAGCGTTTCAACGTACTAGAGATGATTACCACGCTCCTCGGCGACCGGTTCAGCGCGAGCCAGGGGCCGAAACCCAAGGTCCTGGTCGAACTGCCGTACGCAGATCTCTACGGCGAGCCGGTCAGCATCCGGCAGGCCATCGTCAACCTGCTCGACAACGCCACCAAGTTCTCGCGTCGCAGCCCCGCCCCCACCATCACCATCGGAGGCACCCAGACCGGACACGAGCGCGTCCTCTTCGTCCGCGACAACGGCATCGGGTTCGACCCCTCCCAGGGAGAGAAAATCTTCGGCCTGTTCGAGCGGCTGCACGCGCCGCAGGACTACGAAGGCACCGGCGTGGGGCTGGCCATCGTCAAACTCGTCATGGACAAACACCATGGCCGCGTCTGGGCCGAATCGACCGAGGGGGTGGGCAGCACCTTCTACCTGGCATTCCCTGAACGGGCGGACTTCGCCCGGCCTTCCCGCCCGGTGGTGCCTTCGGAAGGCGGTCGCTAA
- a CDS encoding RNA-binding transcriptional accessory protein: MTSLTAPATPPAAEQRIVGLIAKELNVQPPQIAAAVALLDGGATVPFIARYRKEATNNLDDTQLRALEERLLYLRELEERRMVVLASIQEQGKLTDDLRRTIEQAATKQAVEDLYLPYKPKRRTKAQIAREAGLEPLADALLADPTLDPEQEAAMYVKVTPAAEGVEAVNVPDAKSALEGARDILVERFAETADLLATLRAKLWNEGIVTSTAVPGKEMAEEEKFRDYYAYQEPIRTIPSHRALALFRGRTLGVLRLDLGLDAAQEVLVPHPCAALIAARFGIEARGRRADKWLADVCHWAWRVKIHLHLSTELLLQVREAAEAEAIKIFGRNLHELLLAAPAGPKAVLGLDPGLRTGCKVAVVDATGKLLETATIYPHQPQNEWRNALATVVDLALRHGVELIAVGNGTASRETDKFAAEVVQLVAERKPDRKLAKLVVSEAGASVYSASALAAAEFPALDVSLRGAVSIARRLQDPLAELVKIEPKSIGVGQYQHDVNQRALARSLDATVEDCVNAVGVDLNRASAPLLARVSGLNRTLAQNIVDYRDSHGPFPNRRAVLKVPRLGDKTFEQAAGFLRISDGDNPLDHSAVHPEAYPVVERILARLGKGIKEVMGRPETLKGVAPAEFTDETFGLPTVRDILTELEKPGRDPRPEFKTATFREGIESLADLQPGMVLEGVVTNVAAFGAFVDIGVHQDGLVHVSALANRFVKDPHEVVKPGQIVKVKVLDVDQKRQRISLTMRLDERPDAVPAIRERRSSPDHHTQASRTPQPVGALALALARAKQKR; encoded by the coding sequence ATGACTTCTTTAACAGCACCGGCAACTCCCCCTGCAGCAGAGCAGCGCATTGTGGGCCTCATCGCCAAGGAATTGAACGTGCAACCGCCGCAGATCGCCGCGGCTGTGGCCCTGTTGGACGGCGGCGCCACGGTACCGTTCATCGCGCGGTATCGCAAGGAGGCGACCAACAACTTGGACGATACGCAGTTGCGCGCGTTGGAGGAGCGGCTGTTGTATTTGCGTGAGTTGGAAGAGCGACGGATGGTCGTGTTGGCCTCGATCCAGGAGCAGGGCAAGCTAACCGACGACCTGCGCCGCACTATCGAGCAGGCGGCGACGAAGCAGGCCGTGGAGGACCTTTATTTGCCCTATAAACCCAAGCGGCGCACGAAGGCGCAGATTGCCCGCGAGGCCGGGCTTGAGCCATTGGCTGACGCGCTGCTGGCCGATCCCACGCTGGACCCTGAGCAGGAGGCGGCCATGTATGTGAAGGTCACGCCGGCGGCCGAAGGCGTGGAAGCCGTCAATGTGCCGGATGCGAAGTCGGCGCTCGAAGGTGCGCGCGACATTCTGGTGGAACGATTTGCGGAGACCGCCGATCTGTTGGCCACCCTACGCGCCAAGCTCTGGAATGAGGGCATCGTGACCTCCACGGCGGTGCCGGGGAAAGAAATGGCGGAAGAAGAAAAGTTCCGCGACTACTATGCCTATCAGGAACCGATCCGCACGATTCCGTCGCACCGCGCGCTGGCGTTGTTTCGCGGACGGACCCTGGGTGTGCTGCGGCTCGATCTTGGCTTGGATGCAGCGCAAGAGGTCCTCGTGCCCCATCCCTGCGCGGCCTTGATTGCGGCGCGCTTCGGGATCGAAGCACGTGGACGGCGGGCCGACAAGTGGCTGGCGGATGTTTGTCACTGGGCCTGGAGGGTGAAGATCCATTTGCACCTCAGCACCGAACTGCTGTTGCAGGTGCGGGAAGCGGCGGAAGCCGAAGCAATTAAGATCTTCGGGCGGAATCTGCATGAGTTGTTACTGGCGGCGCCAGCCGGACCGAAGGCCGTCCTCGGCCTCGATCCTGGGTTGCGCACCGGCTGCAAGGTGGCCGTGGTGGATGCCACGGGGAAGCTGCTGGAAACGGCGACGATCTATCCCCATCAGCCGCAGAATGAGTGGCGGAACGCTCTCGCGACGGTGGTGGATCTCGCGCTGCGGCACGGAGTCGAGTTGATTGCCGTCGGGAACGGCACGGCGAGTCGAGAAACGGATAAGTTTGCCGCCGAGGTGGTGCAACTGGTGGCAGAACGCAAACCGGATCGGAAGTTAGCCAAGCTCGTGGTGAGCGAAGCGGGGGCGTCGGTCTATTCGGCGTCGGCCTTGGCCGCGGCCGAGTTTCCCGCGCTGGATGTCAGTCTGCGCGGTGCCGTCTCGATCGCCAGGCGGTTGCAGGACCCCTTGGCGGAGTTGGTGAAGATCGAGCCCAAGTCGATCGGGGTCGGTCAATATCAGCATGACGTGAACCAGCGCGCGCTCGCCCGGTCGCTCGACGCCACGGTGGAAGATTGCGTGAACGCGGTCGGGGTCGATCTGAATCGGGCATCCGCGCCGCTCCTGGCGCGCGTGTCCGGCCTGAATCGGACATTGGCCCAGAACATCGTCGATTACCGGGACAGCCACGGGCCCTTTCCGAACCGCCGTGCGGTCTTGAAGGTGCCCAGGTTGGGCGACAAGACTTTCGAGCAAGCCGCCGGCTTTCTACGGATCAGCGACGGCGACAATCCGTTGGACCATTCCGCCGTGCATCCCGAAGCTTATCCGGTGGTGGAGCGGATTCTGGCGCGCCTCGGCAAGGGCATCAAGGAGGTCATGGGACGGCCGGAGACCTTGAAGGGGGTGGCTCCCGCCGAATTCACCGATGAGACCTTCGGGTTGCCCACGGTGCGCGATATCCTGACGGAGTTGGAGAAACCGGGTCGTGACCCGCGCCCAGAATTCAAGACCGCCACGTTCCGCGAAGGCATTGAGTCGCTGGCCGACCTCCAGCCCGGCATGGTGCTGGAGGGGGTCGTGACCAACGTCGCTGCGTTCGGAGCCTTCGTGGACATCGGGGTCCATCAGGACGGGTTGGTCCATGTGTCGGCGCTGGCGAACCGGTTCGTGAAGGATCCGCACGAAGTGGTGAAGCCGGGCCAGATCGTGAAGGTGAAGGTGCTGGACGTGGATCAGAAGCGCCAGCGCATCTCGCTCACCATGCGGCTGGATGAGAGGCCGGACGCTGTGCCTGCGATACGTGAGCGCCGGTCGTCTCCCGACCATCACACCCAGGCCTCCCGTACTCCTCAACCGGTCGGCGCCCTAGCGCTCGCGCTTGCCCGTGCCAAACAGAAGCGATAG
- a CDS encoding tyrosinase family protein encodes MSNLDDRMWAIMPSRRSFLQRMGLGVGVLGASLFGGLALPESVLAVCEPPGNPGTPKPWRKDCRMILPRRPASTLSAAEITQLKDAYKAMRALDTSAPNDPRGFLRQANVHCWYCGVGTQVHFSWQFFAWHRAYLYFHERILGKLIGDMNFRLPYWDWDTANHRKLPGAYTDPNDNSNPLWNGTRSMDPTDEIPEEDVGEDVMEAALTADTFTEFGGTTSSSGIPEGTPHGAVHVDVGGDMGFFDSAGKDPVFYAHHANVDKMWSDWNKASSTHTNPTAAAFLNLTWNFYDENKVWRSIKASQVLNHDTQMRYTYGPSKFFEQLPCLLDWFPIKTDWRISRTLKVTGPMRAKMMKTVDQGGRVRLHLNDLAVPLEKSAVYRLYATPESAKADEGPGSKGYLGTVAVVLNDRERRHLSKNARNVAVTLSAAKLEALSGAVGPVRLALVERGVKPEARKIIPVRAKDVQFSTAEIEREER; translated from the coding sequence ATGTCGAATCTGGACGACCGCATGTGGGCGATCATGCCGTCGCGGAGGTCATTTCTTCAACGGATGGGATTGGGTGTCGGGGTGCTGGGCGCGAGCCTGTTCGGCGGCCTGGCGTTGCCGGAGTCGGTGCTGGCCGTGTGCGAACCACCGGGCAATCCCGGCACACCCAAACCGTGGCGCAAGGACTGCCGTATGATCCTCCCGCGCCGTCCGGCCAGCACCTTGAGCGCGGCGGAGATCACACAACTCAAGGATGCCTACAAGGCCATGCGGGCCCTCGATACCAGCGCCCCGAACGACCCGCGCGGTTTCCTGCGGCAGGCCAACGTCCATTGTTGGTACTGCGGCGTGGGCACTCAGGTCCATTTCAGCTGGCAATTCTTCGCCTGGCACCGCGCCTATTTGTACTTTCATGAGCGCATTCTCGGGAAGCTGATCGGCGACATGAATTTCCGCCTCCCCTACTGGGACTGGGATACGGCGAACCACCGCAAGCTCCCCGGCGCCTACACCGATCCGAACGACAACAGCAATCCGCTGTGGAACGGCACCCGCAGCATGGACCCGACGGACGAAATCCCGGAAGAAGATGTCGGAGAAGACGTGATGGAGGCCGCCCTCACGGCGGACACCTTCACGGAGTTTGGCGGCACGACGAGCAGCAGCGGCATCCCGGAGGGAACACCCCACGGCGCGGTCCACGTCGATGTCGGCGGCGACATGGGCTTCTTCGATTCAGCCGGGAAGGATCCCGTCTTCTACGCGCACCATGCCAACGTGGATAAGATGTGGTCGGACTGGAACAAGGCCTCGTCCACCCATACGAACCCGACGGCTGCCGCCTTCTTGAACCTGACATGGAATTTCTACGACGAAAACAAAGTGTGGCGGTCGATCAAGGCCTCGCAGGTCCTGAACCACGACACCCAAATGCGCTACACCTACGGGCCATCGAAGTTCTTCGAGCAGCTCCCCTGCCTCCTCGATTGGTTCCCCATCAAGACCGACTGGCGCATCAGCCGCACCTTGAAAGTGACCGGACCGATGCGTGCTAAGATGATGAAAACCGTCGACCAGGGCGGGCGAGTACGGCTCCACCTGAACGACCTTGCCGTCCCCTTGGAGAAGAGCGCCGTGTATCGACTCTACGCGACTCCCGAATCGGCCAAGGCCGATGAAGGACCTGGCAGCAAGGGTTATCTCGGCACCGTTGCGGTGGTGTTGAACGATCGGGAGCGCCGGCACCTGTCCAAAAACGCCAGAAACGTCGCCGTCACGCTCTCTGCCGCCAAGCTCGAAGCCCTGAGCGGCGCGGTCGGGCCGGTGCGCCTGGCTCTGGTCGAGCGGGGCGTGAAACCGGAGGCCAGAAAAATCATTCCGGTGCGCGCGAAGGATGTGCAGTTCTCCACGGCTGAGATCGAACGCGAGGAACGATAA
- a CDS encoding TIR domain-containing protein, whose protein sequence is MEPVDLFYSYAHEDESLRDELAGHLKIMERRKVIRSWHDRRIVPGQKWDREIDAQLEAADLVLLLISADFIRSDYIWGYELEVAMKRHQRGEASVIPVMLRSVDITDAPFAALQGLPTDLRPVTSWPNRDEAWTDVAKGIRRTVEQIQTKWSHMPTIPPQTPPAPKAPPILSSKLPLDLSRFEDKTNPSIAKAMAADPLLDRVVNEFSAKVTEAAKARGVPALDSAQAEPYARALIDAPDQKRILWVDNRPDNNRFETAALAKLQIEVVAVTSTKAALARLDKDPEPFDLVLSDWQRPELHLDMVSAGIHLLRQLRKRHLTVPVVFYHGSFDEQERVTRRELAIREGAFGEAVLPDELFALIAAALEMG, encoded by the coding sequence ATGGAACCCGTCGATTTATTCTACAGCTATGCGCACGAGGATGAGTCTCTACGGGATGAACTGGCCGGACATCTGAAAATCATGGAACGGCGCAAAGTGATTCGTTCATGGCATGATCGACGTATTGTCCCAGGACAGAAGTGGGATAGGGAGATTGATGCGCAGTTGGAGGCCGCAGATCTCGTGCTGCTCCTCATCAGTGCGGATTTCATTCGCTCTGATTATATTTGGGGATACGAGCTTGAGGTTGCCATGAAGCGGCACCAGCGCGGAGAGGCGAGCGTGATACCGGTGATGCTTCGCTCAGTGGATATCACAGATGCCCCTTTTGCAGCGTTGCAAGGGCTGCCGACCGACCTACGGCCCGTGACCTCTTGGCCGAATCGCGATGAAGCCTGGACCGATGTCGCCAAGGGTATTCGGCGTACTGTGGAACAGATCCAAACCAAGTGGAGCCACATGCCTACGATACCACCACAGACGCCCCCGGCACCGAAAGCGCCCCCCATTCTGAGCAGCAAACTACCTCTCGACCTGTCGAGGTTTGAGGACAAAACCAACCCCAGCATTGCAAAAGCAATGGCCGCTGATCCACTCCTCGACCGTGTCGTGAATGAATTTTCAGCGAAGGTCACGGAAGCTGCCAAAGCCCGTGGGGTTCCTGCCCTGGATTCGGCTCAGGCCGAACCATACGCGCGCGCGCTGATTGATGCGCCGGATCAGAAACGTATCCTCTGGGTCGATAACCGTCCCGATAACAATCGATTTGAAACCGCCGCTTTGGCCAAACTCCAAATCGAGGTTGTAGCTGTAACCAGCACAAAGGCCGCGTTAGCACGCCTGGATAAAGATCCCGAACCGTTCGACCTGGTGTTGTCGGATTGGCAACGGCCGGAGCTTCATCTCGATATGGTGAGCGCAGGGATTCATCTGCTCCGTCAGTTGCGAAAGCGCCATCTGACGGTACCAGTTGTGTTCTACCACGGCAGTTTCGATGAACAGGAGCGGGTCACGCGCCGAGAGTTGGCAATCCGTGAAGGGGCTTTCGGCGAAGCCGTCCTGCCGGATGAACTATTCGCCTTGATCGCCGCCGCACTTGAAATGGGATGA
- a CDS encoding sigma-54-dependent Fis family transcriptional regulator, with product MPSLRTLIIDDEEFVRLVVSQALREEGCEVQTAASGQQGLDRLKTESYECVITDLRMPGLDGRAVLRWVKEHQPDVDVIVLTGHGDVKDAVAAIKDGAWDFLIKDIPFDGASVKAALAKLRTLRILRQESLAARHGGYRQDALVEGVSPAWRALRNHIDHVAPSLAPVLIQGETGVGKEVVARLLHARSGRAAGPCIAVNSGAVSRELLESELFGYEKGAFTGATNAKPGLIAAADGGSLFLDEVGEMPGPMQVSLLRFLDRNEYRPVGSTRTLRADVRIICATNRDLQELVLQGKFRDDLLYRINTVTLRVPPLRERTEDIPALTTHILQNLRIPGITTRTLTPEALTCLSAYRWPGNVRELRNMIERLVLMGSSRGPIAREEVEQVLPRLSAVALEADATQRSLDEVERLHIERVLAACHGNKTKTSQILRIDYKTLLAKLKKYELGT from the coding sequence ATGCCGTCGCTGCGCACCCTCATCATCGACGACGAGGAATTCGTCAGGCTCGTGGTGAGCCAAGCGCTGCGCGAAGAGGGGTGCGAGGTGCAGACAGCCGCGAGCGGCCAACAGGGCCTTGACCGCCTGAAGACCGAGTCCTACGAATGCGTGATCACCGACCTCCGCATGCCCGGCCTCGACGGGCGGGCGGTGTTGCGCTGGGTCAAGGAACACCAGCCCGACGTGGATGTGATCGTACTGACCGGCCATGGCGACGTGAAGGATGCCGTCGCGGCCATCAAGGACGGCGCCTGGGACTTTCTCATCAAGGACATTCCCTTCGACGGCGCGTCGGTGAAGGCGGCGTTGGCCAAATTGCGCACCCTGCGCATCCTCCGTCAGGAGAGTTTGGCGGCCCGGCACGGCGGATATCGGCAGGATGCGCTGGTCGAGGGTGTGAGTCCGGCTTGGCGCGCGCTGCGGAACCACATCGACCACGTCGCCCCCTCCCTGGCGCCGGTGCTCATCCAAGGGGAAACCGGGGTCGGAAAAGAAGTCGTCGCGCGGCTATTGCATGCGCGGAGCGGACGAGCGGCCGGTCCTTGCATCGCCGTCAACAGCGGCGCGGTGAGTCGTGAGCTGCTCGAAAGCGAGTTGTTCGGTTACGAGAAGGGGGCCTTCACCGGCGCCACGAACGCGAAGCCCGGCCTCATCGCCGCCGCCGACGGCGGGTCCCTGTTTCTGGATGAGGTGGGCGAGATGCCCGGCCCCATGCAGGTGAGCCTCTTGCGGTTCCTCGACCGGAACGAATATCGTCCAGTCGGCAGCACGCGCACCCTGCGAGCCGATGTCCGGATCATCTGCGCGACCAACCGGGACTTGCAGGAACTCGTGTTGCAGGGAAAGTTTCGCGATGATCTCCTCTATCGGATCAACACCGTCACCCTCCGTGTTCCGCCGCTACGCGAACGGACGGAAGACATCCCGGCGCTGACAACCCACATCTTGCAGAATCTGCGCATCCCTGGCATCACCACCCGCACGCTCACCCCCGAGGCGCTCACATGCCTTTCCGCCTACCGGTGGCCCGGCAACGTACGCGAGCTACGCAACATGATCGAACGGCTGGTCCTGATGGGTTCGAGTCGCGGCCCCATCGCGCGCGAGGAGGTGGAGCAGGTGTTGCCTCGATTGTCCGCCGTGGCCCTAGAAGCTGACGCCACGCAGCGTTCACTCGATGAGGTCGAGCGCCTGCACATCGAGCGAGTGCTCGCGGCCTGCCACGGCAACAAGACCAAAACGTCCCAGATCCTCCGCATCGACTACAAGACCTTACTGGCCAAACTCAAGAAATACGAGCTCGGCACCTGA
- a CDS encoding DUF4071 domain-containing protein: protein MQPHAFVAMPFGVKTDSDGKEIDFNRVYAELIRPALEAAGLDPFRADQEVRAGDIRTDMFQELLLADVVVADLTLDNPNVWYELGVRHALRARGVVLICGGRVSTAFDLYTDRKLRYSVKGRGPDPGTVEEDRKNLSSMIKATMESWHGRKISPIYHLMPNLQEPDWKSLRIGDVQEFWEQHATWESRITLARKAGHLGDILVLADEGPIAAFRAEAWITAGEALRRAEHFGFALEQLERGLAIEPHNLRGLREQGICLQRLALAGRAGHSLDRARAHYRKVLEVYPDDPETWALLGRVDKDAWVAAWHQPGRTAEQWRADATEEDALLRAAIDSYATAYRRNPNHYYSGINALTLMHLHRDLTHDDRYDREMMTMAGAVRFAAEHEPNAHSLFWSNATRGDVELLVGTPDLVKAAYKEAVAKNDKDWFALNSSRAQLQLLKDLGFRQDNVEAGLAVFNRAMEKLTPQTRRPPRLVFLFSGHMIDRPDRPTARFPADKETVAAQKLAQALDRLGAGPDDLALAQGASGGDILFLEACSQRHVQLQLLLPLEEPDFIERSILPSAGGDKWRDRFYAITASLKDEPRIMPDELGPLPTGVNPFERCNRWLLYTALTYGINNVRFLCLWDGGGGDGPGGTAHMYREVKRRTGQVTWIDSRTLQDLAGGGRK, encoded by the coding sequence ATGCAACCCCACGCGTTCGTCGCCATGCCGTTCGGCGTGAAAACAGACAGTGACGGAAAGGAGATCGATTTCAACCGGGTGTACGCCGAGCTGATTCGACCGGCTCTGGAAGCCGCCGGCCTGGACCCATTTCGGGCCGACCAAGAAGTGCGGGCCGGTGACATCCGCACGGACATGTTCCAAGAACTCCTTCTCGCCGACGTGGTCGTAGCAGACCTCACCCTGGACAATCCCAACGTATGGTACGAGCTGGGCGTACGGCATGCCTTGCGCGCCCGCGGCGTCGTGCTGATTTGCGGCGGACGAGTGTCGACCGCCTTCGACCTCTACACAGACCGCAAGCTCCGTTACAGCGTCAAGGGTCGCGGACCGGATCCCGGCACGGTTGAGGAAGATCGGAAGAATCTGTCCTCCATGATCAAGGCGACGATGGAGTCGTGGCACGGCCGCAAGATCAGCCCGATTTATCACCTGATGCCCAACCTTCAGGAGCCTGATTGGAAATCACTCCGCATCGGTGATGTACAGGAATTTTGGGAACAGCATGCAACATGGGAAAGCCGCATCACCTTGGCCCGCAAGGCTGGGCACCTCGGCGATATCCTGGTGCTGGCCGACGAAGGGCCGATTGCCGCGTTTCGAGCTGAGGCCTGGATCACCGCCGGCGAAGCGCTGAGGAGGGCCGAGCACTTTGGTTTCGCGTTGGAACAGCTCGAACGGGGGCTCGCCATCGAACCGCACAACCTGAGAGGCCTCCGGGAGCAAGGCATCTGCCTGCAACGGCTGGCCTTGGCGGGCAGAGCCGGCCATTCATTGGATCGAGCGCGGGCCCACTACCGCAAGGTTTTGGAGGTGTACCCCGACGATCCGGAGACCTGGGCGTTGCTCGGGCGCGTGGACAAGGACGCGTGGGTCGCCGCCTGGCACCAGCCAGGTCGGACAGCTGAGCAATGGCGTGCGGACGCGACGGAGGAGGATGCCTTACTGCGCGCGGCCATCGACAGCTACGCAACGGCCTACCGGCGCAATCCCAACCACTATTATTCCGGCATCAACGCCCTCACGTTGATGCATCTGCATCGAGACCTCACACACGACGACCGCTACGACAGAGAGATGATGACCATGGCCGGGGCCGTTCGGTTCGCCGCCGAGCATGAACCGAACGCACACTCATTGTTTTGGTCGAACGCAACGCGCGGTGACGTGGAACTGCTGGTCGGAACACCTGACCTTGTCAAAGCCGCTTACAAGGAAGCGGTTGCAAAGAACGACAAGGATTGGTTTGCGCTGAACTCCTCTCGCGCGCAGCTGCAATTGCTCAAGGACCTGGGCTTCCGCCAGGACAATGTCGAAGCCGGGCTCGCCGTTTTCAACCGTGCCATGGAAAAACTGACCCCTCAAACGCGCCGGCCACCGCGACTGGTGTTTCTCTTCAGCGGCCACATGATCGACAGGCCGGACCGACCGACCGCGCGTTTTCCAGCGGACAAAGAAACGGTCGCAGCGCAGAAACTCGCCCAAGCATTGGATCGACTGGGCGCAGGACCGGATGACCTCGCGCTCGCCCAGGGGGCCAGCGGCGGCGACATTCTGTTTCTCGAAGCCTGCAGCCAACGACACGTCCAGTTGCAATTGTTGCTGCCGCTTGAAGAGCCGGACTTCATCGAACGCTCCATCCTTCCCTCTGCCGGCGGCGACAAGTGGCGCGACCGTTTCTACGCGATCACGGCAAGCCTGAAGGACGAACCACGCATCATGCCGGACGAACTCGGCCCCCTGCCCACCGGCGTGAACCCCTTCGAACGCTGCAACCGGTGGCTGCTCTACACAGCCCTCACCTACGGCATCAATAACGTGCGGTTCCTTTGCCTCTGGGACGGTGGAGGCGGAGACGGGCCGGGGGGCACCGCACATATGTACCGCGAGGTGAAGCGCCGAACAGGACAGGTGACGTGGATCGATAGCCGGACGCTCCAGGACCTCGCGGGCGGGGGGCGGAAATGA